The Saxibacter everestensis genome has a window encoding:
- a CDS encoding TSUP family transporter, whose translation MELSGAGIAELSLLSLVLLVIAGFAAGWVDAVVGGGGLIQLPALLLVPGISPVQALATNKLGSICGTLTSSATYVRRVKPDLKTALPMAGWALTGAVGGAVCATLLPAELFMPIILVVLVAVALYTLFKPSLGTAAALRFGHSPVKHHGIAWLLGLSIGFYDGLIGPGTGSFLVISLVGLLGYTFLEGSAKAKIVNCATNLGALLFFVPHGSVLWGLGLLIGAANVAGGYLGARMAVARGSGFVRVIFLVVVGVLIVKLAFDVLAPLFG comes from the coding sequence GTGGAGCTGAGTGGCGCCGGCATCGCCGAACTATCGCTGCTGTCCCTGGTCCTGCTCGTCATTGCCGGTTTCGCCGCCGGCTGGGTGGACGCGGTAGTCGGCGGTGGCGGTTTGATCCAGTTACCGGCATTGCTGCTGGTTCCAGGCATCTCGCCGGTACAGGCCCTGGCGACAAACAAACTCGGCTCGATCTGTGGCACCCTCACGTCTTCCGCCACCTATGTGCGGCGGGTGAAGCCGGATCTGAAGACAGCTTTGCCAATGGCGGGGTGGGCGCTGACCGGAGCCGTCGGCGGCGCGGTATGCGCCACCCTGCTGCCAGCAGAGCTGTTCATGCCGATAATCCTCGTGGTGCTGGTCGCCGTCGCGCTGTACACCCTGTTCAAACCGTCGCTCGGCACCGCCGCCGCGCTAAGGTTCGGGCACTCGCCGGTAAAACACCACGGCATTGCGTGGCTGCTCGGCCTGAGCATCGGGTTCTACGACGGACTGATCGGCCCGGGCACCGGGTCATTCCTGGTAATCAGCCTGGTCGGCCTGCTGGGCTATACATTCCTCGAAGGCTCCGCGAAGGCCAAGATCGTGAATTGCGCGACGAATCTGGGTGCGCTGCTCTTTTTCGTCCCGCACGGTTCGGTGCTCTGGGGCCTCGGCTTGCTGATCGGAGCGGCCAACGTCGCCGGCGGTTACCTCGGCGCCCGGATGGCGGTCGCTCGAGGCAGCGGTTTCGTCCGGGTCATCTTCCTCGTCGTGGTTGGCGTGTTGATCGTCAAACTCGCCTTCGACGTGCTCGCGCCGCTGTTCGGCTGA
- a CDS encoding aminoglycoside phosphotransferase family protein: MIAIPEVLARSVRLELGHEDAARWIRALPDVVDDLLARWKLTVESLSGTPWAGYQSIVLPVRTVDGVPAALRVASPIANNPAAHQQLRSALETWDGFGSVRLMAADAGHNATLLERLDQTIDLNSVPLQTAASMWGGVVRALSRPAPPGLVTVQGTAQRWIDDFPGKAAQLLPSFRLFTGTDNMLVQATLNTARALATAPDAYLVHADLHYSNVLSSHPDPANGQRTWKAIDPYPVSGPVAFAVAPMLWNRLAEVPANEPEEQAAWLRAHCTSLCHAAGIDPAQGAAVSVAREIENLFWYLADFAQGDQRAHADAARSLWVARAISGHSVGGIDVHSLAGL; encoded by the coding sequence ATGATCGCGATACCCGAGGTCCTCGCCCGCAGCGTACGGCTGGAACTCGGCCACGAGGACGCCGCACGCTGGATCCGGGCGCTACCGGATGTCGTCGACGACCTGCTGGCCCGATGGAAGCTGACTGTCGAATCGCTGAGCGGAACTCCCTGGGCCGGCTATCAGAGCATTGTGCTGCCGGTGCGCACTGTCGACGGCGTTCCTGCGGCACTGCGGGTTGCCTCGCCGATCGCAAACAATCCAGCCGCCCACCAGCAACTCCGCTCCGCCCTGGAGACCTGGGACGGGTTCGGCTCGGTCCGGCTGATGGCGGCAGACGCAGGGCACAATGCGACGCTGCTCGAACGACTCGACCAGACGATCGACCTGAATTCGGTTCCGCTGCAAACGGCCGCCTCCATGTGGGGCGGTGTGGTCCGAGCGCTGTCCCGTCCCGCGCCTCCTGGCCTGGTCACCGTGCAGGGCACGGCGCAACGCTGGATCGATGATTTCCCAGGCAAGGCGGCCCAGTTGCTTCCGTCCTTCAGACTGTTCACCGGCACCGACAACATGCTGGTGCAGGCCACGCTGAACACTGCCCGCGCGCTGGCAACGGCACCGGACGCCTACCTGGTGCATGCCGACCTGCACTACAGCAACGTGCTCTCCAGCCATCCCGACCCAGCGAACGGGCAGCGGACCTGGAAGGCGATCGACCCGTATCCGGTGAGCGGCCCGGTGGCTTTCGCGGTGGCTCCTATGCTCTGGAACCGGTTGGCGGAAGTCCCCGCCAACGAACCCGAGGAACAGGCCGCCTGGCTGCGGGCGCATTGCACAAGTCTGTGCCACGCAGCAGGCATCGACCCGGCTCAGGGCGCGGCGGTTTCAGTGGCCCGGGAGATCGAGAACCTGTTCTGGTATCTCGCCGATTTCGCCCAGGGTGATCAGCGAGCACATGCGGACGCGGCACGCTCACTGTGGGTTGCGCGGGCGATCTCCGGGCACAGCGTCGGCGGGATCGACGTGCATTCGCTAGCCGGCCTCTAG
- a CDS encoding ferritin-like domain-containing protein produces the protein MLLTAVFGSIASPLLTGCGVRVDDFGPAETLTPDAAELARRAVSEPLQSSLRQLAELEPLIKSGSDTFVLVQQCKDMLATQLTSLGSKGGSSATDAPTGSSTPTPSATPTPTASAEELVNGIVVSQSTAITTALGALDTVSGPYARRLSSIAAGGTTMVKRWLAVNRLKDPGTNFADWVAAIDRPDSTPSASPTDPASASGPATGSPTDTPASQAELSALGALLAGCYAASYGYQVLAVRLRDAERTNAERRIGELEALGDELAGILAAAKADVPSPEPGYALPFEVTSRESATRLAGQLESGLSDLAGDALASSSAGARMKPAEWMMTTAVLASSWSGTLVALPGSSKAAEPSS, from the coding sequence ATGCTCCTGACAGCGGTGTTCGGTTCAATCGCATCGCCATTGCTTACCGGCTGCGGCGTCCGGGTTGACGACTTCGGTCCGGCCGAGACACTGACACCCGATGCCGCAGAGCTGGCCCGGCGGGCCGTCTCCGAACCGCTGCAGTCCAGCCTGCGTCAGCTCGCAGAGCTTGAGCCACTGATCAAATCCGGAAGCGACACCTTCGTGCTGGTGCAGCAGTGTAAGGACATGCTGGCCACCCAGTTGACAAGTCTCGGCAGCAAAGGGGGCTCCAGCGCGACGGATGCTCCCACCGGCTCGTCAACGCCCACTCCTTCGGCCACGCCGACACCCACCGCATCGGCCGAGGAACTGGTCAACGGCATTGTGGTCTCGCAGTCCACCGCGATCACCACGGCGCTCGGAGCGCTCGACACCGTGTCCGGCCCGTACGCCCGGCGACTCTCCAGCATCGCCGCCGGAGGCACGACCATGGTGAAACGCTGGCTGGCGGTCAATCGGTTGAAGGATCCGGGCACGAATTTCGCTGACTGGGTCGCCGCCATCGACCGGCCGGACAGCACCCCGTCCGCAAGCCCGACCGACCCGGCATCGGCAAGCGGCCCGGCAACCGGATCACCAACTGACACGCCGGCATCCCAGGCGGAGCTGTCCGCGCTCGGCGCGCTGCTGGCCGGCTGTTACGCCGCCAGCTATGGCTATCAGGTGCTCGCAGTGCGACTGCGGGACGCCGAGCGGACCAACGCGGAACGACGGATCGGCGAGCTCGAAGCGCTGGGTGACGAGCTGGCCGGCATACTCGCCGCCGCGAAGGCCGACGTTCCCTCGCCGGAACCCGGCTACGCGCTGCCGTTCGAGGTGACGTCGCGGGAATCTGCCACCCGCCTGGCAGGGCAGCTCGAGTCCGGACTGTCGGATCTGGCCGGAGATGCTCTGGCCAGCAGCTCCGCCGGGGCTCGGATGAAGCCCGCTGAGTGGATGATGACAACCGCCGTGCTCGCCAGCAGTTGGTCTGGAACTCTGGTCGCGCTGCCAGGTTCCTCGAAGGCCGCTGAACCGTCGTCATGA